The following proteins are co-located in the Acinetobacter shaoyimingii genome:
- the glyQ gene encoding glycine--tRNA ligase subunit alpha — translation MSRAISHIDTFQGLILALQNYWAEQGCVVLQPYDMEMGAGTFHTATFLRALGPETWNAAYVQPSRRPKDGRYGENPNRLQHYYQFQVVLKPNPDNIQQLYLDSLKAIGIDPLVHDIRFVEDNWESPTLGAWGLGWEVWLNGMEVTQFTYFQQVGGVECYPVTGEITYGLERLAMYLQGVDSVYDLVWTKGQFGTVTYGDVFHQNEVEQSTYNFEYAPVDKMFELFDFYEAEATRLIEAELPLPAYEQVIKASHSFNLLDARGAISVTERQRYILRVRTLARSIAQSYVAARAKLGFPMAEPALRDEVLAQLKAQVEAEAKVESKESK, via the coding sequence ATGAGTCGCGCCATATCGCATATTGATACCTTCCAAGGCTTAATTCTTGCCTTACAAAACTACTGGGCTGAACAAGGTTGCGTCGTATTGCAACCATACGACATGGAAATGGGCGCAGGGACATTCCACACTGCAACATTCCTACGTGCGCTTGGTCCAGAAACTTGGAATGCCGCTTACGTTCAACCATCACGTCGTCCGAAAGATGGTCGTTATGGCGAAAACCCAAACCGTTTGCAACACTACTACCAATTCCAAGTCGTGCTTAAGCCAAACCCAGACAACATTCAACAGTTGTACCTTGACTCGCTTAAAGCGATTGGTATTGATCCGTTGGTACACGACATTCGTTTCGTAGAAGACAACTGGGAATCTCCAACACTGGGTGCTTGGGGATTAGGTTGGGAAGTTTGGCTCAACGGTATGGAAGTGACTCAGTTCACTTACTTCCAACAAGTGGGCGGTGTTGAATGCTACCCAGTGACAGGTGAAATCACTTACGGTCTTGAACGTCTTGCAATGTACTTGCAAGGTGTAGACTCAGTTTACGATTTGGTTTGGACCAAAGGTCAATTCGGTACTGTGACTTATGGCGATGTGTTCCATCAAAATGAAGTCGAACAATCAACGTATAACTTTGAATATGCACCAGTCGACAAAATGTTTGAACTCTTCGACTTCTACGAAGCTGAAGCGACTCGATTAATTGAAGCTGAGCTTCCACTGCCTGCTTATGAGCAAGTGATCAAAGCTTCACACAGCTTTAACTTGTTAGATGCACGTGGTGCAATCTCGGTAACTGAACGTCAACGTTACATTTTACGTGTACGTACTTTGGCACGTTCGATTGCACAAAGTTACGTGGCTGCTCGTGCGAAACTTGGTTTCCCTATGGCAGAACCAGCTTTACGTGATGAAGTTTTAGCACAGTTAAAAGCACAAGTTGAAGCGGAAGCAAAAGTTGAATCTAAGGAGAGCAAATAA
- the glyS gene encoding glycine--tRNA ligase subunit beta produces MSKHTVLFELGCEELPPKSLKKLRDALKVETEKGLKDAGLAFDSIEAYAAPRRLALKIVNVDGAQADTQKRFDGPAKQAAFDAEGKPTKALEGFMRGQGITVDQISTFQAGKVEKVCYLKDVKGQSLDVLLPQILQNALDNLPIAKRMRSAASRNEFVRPVKWMVLLKDTEVLPATIQGLTSGVKTEQGFVTGRYSLGHRFHHPDMVEIKHPDEYLDALRQAYVIANFEERQAIIDGQVKALADEVNAIAIVPSDLRDEVTALVEWPVALRASFEERFLAVPQEALITTMQDNQKYFCLVNSDNKLQPYFITVSNIESKDPTQIIEGNEKVVRPRLSDAEFFFLQDQKQPLASRKEKLANMVFQAELGTLWDKSTRIAKLAVALAPITGAKAEDAEKAALLAKCDLTSELVGEFPELQGIAGTYYARLEGENDEVAESLGEQYLPKFAGDVLPKTKTGTTIALADRLDTLTGIFGIGQAPTGSKDPFALRRSAIGILRLVTENELDVSIEDLIKLALAAYGDVLKDHDKTLNDAVAFLEGRYRAKYEDQGVAVDVIQAVQALSPKSPLDFDKRVNAVNHFRALPEAAALAAANKRVANILAKEAEPTGDVVEANLVEDAEKALFAELAKITPEVEPLFAAKDYTAALSKLAALRAPVDAFFEGVMVMADDAELKANRLRLLAQLRDLFTKVADISVLQH; encoded by the coding sequence ATGTCTAAACATACAGTATTGTTCGAATTAGGCTGTGAAGAACTTCCGCCAAAAAGCTTAAAAAAATTACGTGATGCTTTAAAAGTTGAAACTGAAAAAGGCTTAAAAGATGCAGGTCTTGCATTCGACTCAATCGAAGCGTATGCAGCACCTCGTCGTCTTGCGCTTAAAATCGTAAACGTTGATGGTGCGCAAGCAGACACTCAAAAACGTTTCGATGGCCCTGCAAAACAAGCAGCGTTTGATGCGGAAGGTAAACCAACTAAAGCTTTAGAAGGCTTTATGCGTGGTCAAGGTATCACTGTAGATCAAATCTCAACTTTCCAAGCAGGTAAAGTTGAGAAAGTGTGCTACTTAAAAGACGTGAAAGGTCAAAGCCTTGACGTGCTTTTACCACAAATTTTACAAAATGCTTTGGACAACCTTCCAATTGCAAAACGTATGCGTTCTGCGGCAAGCCGTAATGAATTTGTACGTCCTGTAAAATGGATGGTATTACTTAAAGATACAGAAGTGCTTCCTGCCACCATTCAAGGTTTAACTTCAGGTGTTAAAACTGAGCAAGGTTTTGTAACTGGACGATATAGTTTAGGACATCGTTTCCATCATCCAGATATGGTTGAAATTAAGCATCCTGATGAATATCTTGATGCCTTACGTCAAGCATATGTAATTGCTAACTTTGAAGAGCGTCAAGCGATCATTGATGGTCAAGTAAAAGCGTTGGCTGATGAAGTGAATGCCATTGCGATTGTTCCAAGTGACCTTCGTGACGAAGTGACTGCGCTTGTTGAATGGCCTGTTGCGCTTCGTGCAAGCTTTGAAGAACGCTTCCTTGCTGTTCCTCAAGAAGCACTCATCACCACCATGCAGGACAACCAAAAGTACTTCTGTTTAGTGAATAGCGATAACAAACTTCAACCTTACTTCATTACGGTGTCAAACATTGAGTCGAAAGATCCGACACAAATTATTGAAGGTAACGAGAAAGTGGTTCGTCCACGTTTGTCGGATGCTGAATTCTTCTTCTTACAAGACCAAAAACAACCACTTGCTTCTCGTAAAGAGAAATTGGCAAACATGGTCTTCCAAGCAGAACTCGGTACGCTTTGGGACAAATCGACACGTATTGCAAAATTGGCTGTTGCTTTAGCGCCAATTACAGGTGCAAAAGCAGAAGATGCTGAAAAAGCTGCTCTTCTTGCGAAATGTGACTTAACCTCTGAGCTTGTGGGTGAATTCCCAGAACTTCAAGGTATTGCAGGAACTTACTACGCACGTCTTGAAGGCGAAAATGATGAAGTTGCTGAGTCTTTAGGTGAGCAATATTTACCTAAATTCGCAGGTGATGTTTTACCGAAAACCAAAACAGGTACAACCATTGCCCTTGCCGACCGTTTAGACACACTCACAGGTATTTTTGGTATTGGTCAAGCGCCTACAGGTTCTAAAGACCCGTTTGCACTACGTCGTTCTGCCATTGGTATTTTACGTCTTGTGACTGAAAATGAGCTTGATGTGTCGATTGAAGACCTTATTAAGCTTGCACTTGCTGCGTACGGCGATGTATTGAAAGACCACGACAAGACTTTAAACGATGCTGTTGCATTCTTAGAAGGTCGTTACCGTGCCAAATACGAAGACCAGGGCGTTGCGGTTGATGTGATTCAAGCGGTTCAAGCGTTGTCACCAAAATCTCCGCTTGATTTTGACAAGCGTGTAAATGCGGTGAATCACTTCCGTGCATTGCCTGAAGCTGCTGCGCTTGCTGCTGCGAATAAGCGTGTTGCGAATATCTTAGCAAAAGAAGCTGAGCCTACAGGTGATGTAGTTGAAGCAAACTTGGTTGAAGATGCTGAGAAAGCATTATTCGCTGAACTTGCGAAAATCACGCCTGAAGTTGAGCCGTTATTTGCTGCAAAAGACTACACTGCTGCCTTGTCTAAGCTTGCTGCTTTACGTGCACCAGTCGATGCCTTCTTTGAAGGCGTGATGGTCATGGCAGATGATGCTGAACTGAAAGCAAACCGTTTACGTTTACTTGCTCAGCTTCGTGACTTGTTTACCAAAGTGGCTGATATTTCGGTGTTACAGCACTAA